ttggtgaaaatcaTGATCATCTTGCAGAAGTGAATTCTCATTTTTCATCCTCTCCAACTACATGGAGAACAGAAAAAAAGATTAGCTTGCCATTAGATtaattcctagcaattttaatgTCTGGACCTAAAGGCTGTAATGAGCCTTTCCTTGTCATGCCAAACTCTAGAAAGATGACTGATCTGTGTGCATCTTCTTACTTGCCTTGAGAGGACAAATATGCATACCTCATTACTCAAGTGGTCCATGCTAGACTTTAAACTTTTGGCTCTGAAATGTTCATTGATAAGAGCTAAATGCTTCATGTCACTATGCAGCAACTTGTCTTGATTTAGGAATATGGGACTTTGAATTCCATTCACACCACTAGATACAAGAACATCCTggtaataataatgcaaataaataCTTAGAGACCAATCTCTTCAATATGCAATAAATAGAGAATGAAACTCAAGTATTTTATGGTTCTGATCACAAACATGGGATAAGCTTCAGCTAATCACAAATTGTTGACTAATCAAATAATGCTCAAAGTACCAGATAACATGTTGAAACATTTGGCTGGCAGATACCAGAGGTGAcactaaaaatatgaaaatattgatCGATCTGAGTATGAAAGTAACTGCAGAAAGATGATATAGTTTTCTGTCATTTATTGGCTTCATTTGTTTTTTTATGTTTTCTCATTGTGAAAGGTCTAAAAGATTAGAAAGAAAGAGCAACATTCAGATTTTCAACGACAGAAAGTAAAGGATGGGTTTTAACTAATAATGATAAGTCATTTAGTGGTGTTACAAGTAGAAACGTTTAACACTTAACGCATGAATGCCAAATCAAACAAATTCTCATGTAGATGCGCCACATTAGTTACTAAAGTATCAATATCGCAATCTAAGAAATTGAACTTGAAATACATTTCTACAATAAATTGATAATCTGTAGATTTTGATATCTATCATATTTTATATCCTCTTGCTACaacaaaatcaaaatttaagATGCTACAAGTAAATTGAAGATACAGTAAGTGCATATACGTTGCTATATACGTCTTCACCAATTTGcacaaataataaataattaatgaaagCAAATTGGAACTTACAATGTCAAAAATTTGTTATTACCTGGTCCAGTTGCATATTAATGAGTGTGTTTGCTTGGTCAACTGTGTTAATGGAAGCTGGGGATGAACATTCAGCTTCTTCAAAATTCCTTGAACTATCCTGTTTGAAGCACTTGAGACTTGCGTCCCTAGTTGGACCATATGTAGGAGCTGCATCTACACTTCTTCTTCCAAAGATTGACGCATCAGCAATGGGATTCTCATGGTAGACATTTCTGAAAACTGACTCATCAGAAGACATGCAATCCACTTTGCAGAATCCATCATTTCTTTCCTCCTGAATATTCATGGCCAATTTCGAATTCTCCATCAATTCTTTCATCTGAGCAAGTTCAACTGCAATTTTAGACTTTTCCTGATTGCATTCTTGCAAACATGCCTGAAGTTTTTGCTTTTCTTCTTTGCAGCACTCTAGGCTTATTAATGAACATTCCATCTCAGCTTTCATCAGGTCATAAGCATTCATTCTTTCATGCTTGTCAGAAAGCAATGATTGTAATTCAGCCTCCAATTCCAAGATCTTCATTCCCAGTTCTTCATTTTTCTTAAGATGGCAGGCTTCAGATTTCTTCCTGTTCTCAATTTCATCAATGGCATCTTGCAATTTCCACAACATTTCTTCACTATGCTTTCTGGAGATGGACAGCTGCTGCTTCAGTTCTTGCAGCCTTGTTTCATACTGCTCTTTGATAAATGCAATCCTCAAGGACTCTTGCATAGCAACTGGCAGAGCTTCAGGTTCTCTTTTTGCACGAGCCTGGATACACTCAGCATCAGCCTTGTCTTTAAGCTCCTTCAAATGAACAGACAAGTTTCTAAACTCTTCTGTCTTCAAAATCTGTTCTGTGAGCCTCCTGGTGAGTTCATTACACTGTTTCCTCAGCATCATAAGTTCATCACTGTATCCTTCCATTGAAATTATCTGATCTTGCTGCTCATCTAATTTGGCTTTGAGTACAAGAACTTTGACTTCCAGTTCTTCCTTGGAGAACATCAGACTGTCAATCTCTTCTTCAGAACTCAACAATGCATGCTTCAGCCTTTCAACCTCTAGGCAATGCTGACTTTTATCCTCAAAATCTCTAAGCCCAACATTTTGATCCCGATACTTGTATTCCTCAAGCTCAGCTGCTGTAACTCTGTTTGCCTCAAGAAGTAACCTATTTTCATTAATATATGCCTCTATCGCAGATCTAATGGAGTTGAGACTTGTCAACAGATTTGCATTCTCTTCAATGTATTGGGCTTCACTGGCAAGACATCGATTTAGGGTTGTTTCTACATCAATATGCTTCTTCTGAAGTTCAGCAAGATGCCTATCCGAGGTGGAAAGCAGCAAAACCAGCTCTCCAGCCCTCCATTCACACTGAGTTTTTGTGAAAATTAGTTTGACATCTGCTGCTATTAACAGTTCATGCATTTCACTTAACTCAGATTCAAGACCAGCAAGAGAAGAACATTCTTCACGAGTACTTTTGAGGCTGTCATCATAGTGAGACAAAAGATTGCAAACTCTCAATTTATCCAATTCTAGATCTGACACCAATTTCTTGAGATGGAGCAACTGAAATTCCTTCTCATTTAATTTGGAAGTTTGATCTGTAATTTTACCCTCTAAACTCTCTCTCAAGCTCCTCTCTTCTTCCAATTGATCATGAATAGATTGCAAACTCTCTCCCAGCCTGTTCAGCTCTGACGCAAGCTGAACACACTCATTAGTTTTATCCCGTGAAGACAGCATCAAAGCTTGGTTTTCATTGTGCAGAGATTGAAGACATTCTTTCAAACTATTTAACTCTGATTCAATCTTGGCTGATTCCTCAGATTTGCCCAGTGAGTACGCCACCAAAACTTCATTTTCATCATGCAGAGTCTGCAAACTCTCTTTCAAACTGTTAAGCTCTGATGCAAGCTTGGAAGTTTCCTCAGTTTTATCCTGTAAAGTAGCCATCAGAGCTTGTTTTTCATCATCCAGAGATTTCAAAGCTTCTTTAAAATGGTTTAGCTCCAATGCAAGATTAGCAGATTCCTCGATTTTATTTTGTAAAGATGTAATCAAAGTTTGTTTCTCGTCATTTAGACACCGCAAACTTTCTTTTAAACAGCTAAGCTCCAATGCAAGTTTGGCAGATTCTTCAGTTTTATCCTGTGAAGATGCcaccaaagcttgattttcatgaTGCAGAGACTGCAAACTTTCTTTCAAATGGTTTAGTTCTGTTGCAAGCCTGGCAGATTCTTCCATTGACGCAatccaagttttcttttcattATGTAGAGACTGCAAGCTTTGCTTCAAACTGCCAAGCTCCAATGCAAGTTTGACAGATTCCTCAGTTTTATCCAGTGAAGGCATCATCAAAGCCTGATTTTCATCAAGGTTGGCAGCTTCTGCAGCTTTATCAAGTGAAGATATACTCAAAGCTTGGTTTTCATCAATTAGAGATTGCAAGTTATTTCCTATATTGCTTAACCCTGATGCAAGCCATACAGACTCCTCTGTTTTATCCCTTGAAGATGCCATCAAAGCCTGATTTTCATCATACAGAGATTGCAAACTTTCTTTCAAGATCTTCAGTTCTGATGCAAGCTTGATGCATTCCTCATTTTTATCCTGCAAAGATGCTGTTAAAGCATGGTTTTCCTTGGTGAGTTCTGTTGCCGTCACGGTCTCTAATACTAAGATTTCATGAGCAAGGTCCCTATTCTTAGAAGTAAGTTCTTCTAGCCCAACTTCTAGACGATCAAGATCAGAGAAAAGCTCATTGTGCTGCTCTGTGAATCTTTCTTCAATTTTGGAGCTAACCTCAAGTCTGTTAGCAAAAGTGTCAATATATAATTGAAGCTTCTGCAGCAACGCATTCGACACATCTAATTTATCCACcatcttcattatttcatgttcaAACTTCTGCTTCAACATTGTAATCTCAGATTCAGCTGCAATAGTGGACAGTTGTGCAACATCTCTTTCATGCATTAGACATTTCTTCTCTTCTACAAgttggagaatcctttcacatgCATTATGCTGAAGCTCTTCCAATTGCATTACAACACCAATTAAGTCCCTGGACAGCAAATCCGGATTGTCAGATTCACTCAAGGGAGGCAATCCAGTGATATTTTTGTTGTCATTGGATGCCAGTaagttctgcaatttacattgcataaaattgacaaaattctgCAGGTTTTGCTTCTGAGAAGCCAGCTCATCAAACTCAGTTTTGATAGTTTTCAACTCATCCTGCAAAGAGAAGTTCTCACGTTGAAGAATCCCATTTTCTAGGGTTTTCTTTTCCAACAAGCATGCCAAATCTGCATTCTCTGAAGAACACGCCTCATACTTGCTCTCAAAGCCTCTGTATTGAATCACCTGAGCTTCCAATTGAGTAATCTTCTGCACAAGATGATGATTGTCATGGGTCACATTTTGTAAACTCACCTCCAAACATTGTTTTTGTTGAGTTATATCATCACACTTAGCAATGCAATTAGCCTTGTACTCATTGAGAAAGTGAACATCATCCATTGCAGTCTGCAACTTTTGCATCAGTAATGCCTTTGACTCAGCTGAAAGCACTAGCTGCTGCTTAAGCTCATTTACTTCCTCATTCATAAGCTTTACATCTTCATTTGAACAGAGCAAAGTTTCCTGGAGAGCCCTTGAAAGCACATCCAAGTAGATATTCACAAAATGCATTTCACAAACTTCTTCTTCAACCTTCTGGTAAAGACCTTCCCGTAAGTGGAGTGATCTCTTCAAGTCATCTAGAAGAGAATCTCCACCCAACTGCTGTTTCCTTAAGCCATCAGATTGATTTTGAAATTGCAAGAGTTTTGCTCCATATTCCCCCGAATCAAATCCTTGAACACTTTCTTGTGAAGAATATACAAAGGCTTGCCTTATGAGATTCTCATTAGTCTCATACATAGACAAAACCTGGAAAGAAAGCAGTTCAAGGTCCTTCTGTAACTGGTCCACAGCGATAGAGTAGTTCAAACGTGCCCGTTTGAGTGCTGCTTCTGCAGTCACAGCCCTTCTTTCAAGCTCTTTGTTGAGGGAATCTATATCATGTTTGTCTTCAGCAAGTCTTAATATCTGATTATTCAGGTCTTGGCAAGTAGACTCCATCTCAGCCTTAGCGGACGAAACTGTATACAAGCAAGTTGAGTGCTCATTTCTGAGACTTTGCAACTCATGCAGCATCTGACTCTGATTTTCCTCGAGTTCCCGGACAAGGGCTTCATAGTAGCACTCCATCTGGTCCATTTTCTTGGCAAGGCTCTCCCATTCTGCTTTTGACTCATCCAACTCTCTCAAAAGCTCAAAAATCTTGCTTTTCATTGCATTGATTGTATCTACAGCATCAGCTTCATGAGAAATCAGGCCAGGTATGTTAAGACAATGAAGCATACCGAGCTCCGGTTGATATAAGTCCACATCAAACCCTGTACCTGTTGCAAACTGGCCATTTTTATGTGAACTCATTTCTTTAATCTCCTCCATGCTCACTTCTTCTGAGGGTTTCAAGTTGAGACTGGAAACTGCTAGTCCACTTGCTTGTTTGAGATTATTCAAGATACCAAGCAATGTCTCCATGCCTGAATGAACGAATATGAAGTCCTTTTTGTCATAGCCAAAGCATGTCTTATTTTGAAGCTCTCTTATTTTATCCTCCATGTCCAAAAGCCCCTTTAGCCATCTGAGCTGTAAATCTTGAAATATGTGATCCTGTTCTGGCTCAGAAGCTCCCCTGCTGCTAAATGGAGGGCATAATTTAGAAATCTTTAGCTGTTCAAGATCACCTTTCAACTTTGAACACTCTGATTTCAGCACAGATACCTCTTTTACCAGCTCCTCTCCAGAAACAATCTCAGCAGCAAGTTGCTTAGCAAATTTCTGTGCTTCATGACCTATGTCATCAGCATGACTCTGTAATGAGCTTACCTCCAATTTAAGCTCATGAATAGATGACTGAGCTACTTCCAAGCTTCCTCTAAGCCTACTATTCTCTTCATAAGCTGCTGCCAAGTCACCGTCGACAGAATAGTCTGAACTCCAGCCATGAACCCAGTCATTGGTTCCCTGCACAGAAAACCGATGATCAGAAGGATCCCCCTTCTCCAGCTGAGGACTTTGACCCAGGGAAAATCCAGCTAAATCACCAGAGACAATACTCCTAAGGCTGTCAATTTCATGTGTGCTGGAGGTTTCATGCTTCTCAGCGTATAAACTTTCTGCAGTATTGGAAGAGCCATCAAATCCTACAGCTGAATCTGCACATTCTTCATTTGGccccacctcttcctcaactgaAGCAAGATCTTTAGATTTTTCTTTGAATCTAACTCTTTTATTTACCTGTAatcaggaaaaaaaaagaaaaaatagtgagagcaagaaaaattaaTTCTCTATTTGTTGGATGACAAGAGCAATTATTTATGACAGAGAAACTTAAGTGTCTGCAGCACTGGTCTTTAAAAGTAAATCTCAAGTCATATATATCATGTACATCCATCGTTTAAGAAATTCAAAATTTCCAAAAATACCTTTCTACattactaaaatttttaaatgaaaagAAGTAACAAGCACCCAATTATTTAGATCACTGGAAAGCAACATAATAATATGATGAGCAAAAATACGAAGATTCAAAATCAAGTTGTCACTTAGTCTTTTCATTTTATTCTAAGTAATAATCTAATTCACCAACAAAAACTATTTGGCTGGGGGGGTGTGGTGCGGggcatgggagagagagagaggttatTGATAATCATTACAAATCAAATTCCCATGGTCTTTCATTTCGAGGGAATCTTTTAGTTTAACTGTATTGAGATTTACCCTGGATCAAACAATGACACATTCTTGCAAAAGAAAAAAGAGACAGATTCAGGTTCAACCCTGCTTTTtcccttctttctttttttttttttttttttttttttgtggctaGATCAGAAACAAAGTTCAAGGAACATAAGCATGTCCCATAGTCATATTGGTCTTTGATAATCCTTTAAATTTTCCTACCCATCCCCTGCTCTTAGTTGTATTTGTAGTTCATCTTTGCCTTTGTTTTGACATGGCTGAGATCACTACTCTCTACACACCTCTATTTGGCATGTCTTTTCATTCATTAGTAAATTGCCTTTCAGTAAACGTACagcaaacataaaaacaaaatagTAAATCCTACAACAGCAAGCACATTTGTTTGACAATTTTGAAAAGATCAAATTTCACAGAAAATATCTAACAGGAATTTGCTGCTTTGGATTGTGGAAGAAGAACAAATAAAAGGATGACCTTCTTCATCAGACAAAACAAAGAATTCCACTATAGTTCTGAGATGAAGTATTTCATGTGATATGATACATTGTTTTTGGCAATTCTGAATAACCAAGAGCCTAATTATGATTTATTCTTTCTTATATAACACATATACATAGGAAGACAAAGGTGACTATTGAAGAGTAAAACTTCCATCCTAGTCAATAAGGGTGTAAACAAACCAAGTCGAGCCAAACTTTGAAGAGCTCAAACttggtttattaaaattttttcgaGCTCGAGCCAAATATCAATAAGCTCAATCTTGGCTCGTTCAGAAAACGAGCAAGCCAAGTTGAGCTTTTATCGAACCAAGCTTTGAGAGTGACTCGACTCATTTACAGCCCTAGTCAGTTTTAAGTTTAGGGTTACGAAATTCAAACTACATAGTTTTTATTAGCTCTCatattaaaaataacttaattttcataaaaaatgaaatttaaattacaaataaactatattttataaatatagtttatatattgattatgttatagtttttaataatatattattgttagaacatttataaataaaataataaatatttataatataataaaatacaataattattataaatgtttTGTAAACGATCCTACTTGTGATGTAAATGAACAGGCTCGCAAGCCTTAATGAGCCAAATATTGCTAAACTGAAGCTCAACTCGTTTATTAAAAAAGCCTAAAAATCGAGCTCAATCTCGACTCTTTTAGAAAACAAGCCGAACCAAACTAATCTTTTATCAATCCAAGCCTCGAGCAGCTCGCAAACAGTTTGGTTCATTTACACCCCTACTAGTCAAGTTTCTGtacatatctaaaaatttgattgcaTTAAAATTGATCTTATTAAAATCAAATGAGTAACCAAAATAAGGCTAGTAAACATAAGAGAAATTTAAAGTTGCTTATGATTAAGTAGATGAATATCACATAAAAGTGTGTTTTTCTAAATGCACACATATACAATAATCTATTAGTTAAAGCTTATTATGTCAGAGACAGTACATTTAAATCCAATGTAAATTTAGACGAAATGATTATCACATGCAATAGGAAGTTACATCCAAAGAAAAAATGTAATCAAACCTTATCTATCTGTTCACTGACTTCTGAAGATGATACTTTTGGGCCAGAAGATTCATCAGGACTATTTTGGTCAGTCTGTAATCCCCTTTCTCTAATTTCTCTCTGCTGCTCAAACTCTCTGAAAAGAATTATAACTACATATAAGTAGGTAGAAATGGATGAAACACAATATTCATTTGTTTTGAGGCAATACCTAaaaccagttttagaagtaagcaGCTGCACAGTGACCTGAGAGTGGATGACAACCATCACTACATGTATGGAAGTAATATGATATAAATCCCTATAACTATTGAAAATTGTTGAAACAAGCAAGAATGGCATATCGGAAACCACGAATATGTTCATTAAATATTATTGGTAAAATAGCCAATATAGCAGTATTGATAAAATAACTTGCTGAAGCATgatgtggaaaaaaaaaaaaaaaaaaaaaagagattcaaTGCTTACATGTAAAATAGTGCCAGAGTCACATCCATGAAGAGGCAGAGCAATGACAGAAGGATTTAATGCATCAGCATAATCAGCAAGGTTGATGATAGCCTCACCAAGTATACTAGATCGTGATGAACCCTGATGCATGTTAATCAGATTCAAATAAAGACTTACCTTACTGAGAATTAGATGACAATAAAACATGGTTGCAAATATGACAAGGAACCATGGAAAAAGTTTTCTGCAAACCAGGAAGTTGAGGCATTACCATTGCCATAACAAGCTTATAGAGTTTTTCATCATATTGCTTGGTTTTGATATCTTGGAGAAGTCTGGTTGTCTCATAGATGGGATCTGCCCATTTACAGGTCCCATTTCTCACATTGGCTTTGGTTGTCTTTGCCGTTGCTTTTCCAGAATCAGTAGGAATGAAAGATATAAAAATCTTATCCCATCCTGATTGTGGAATCTGTATCCCACAAAAAGAAATATGACACTAAGTCATTGTAGAGATCACAAACACTAAATGCATACACAAAATACCAACAATCAAGTAGGAAACCATGCTTAAAATTTCTGTCATAATAAGCTCAAATTGAATATCATGCCAACAATATGAGATTCATGCTTCAGCATTTTTGTGAAACATCAAAATTAAACCCTTTGCTGTATATAGTGGGTTTTGCATACAGAGTCTAATTATGAGTATTAAAATTAGCAGCAAAAGATAAAAtacaattcaactcaactcaactcaactaagcctttatcccaaaaatttggggtcggctatatggattcgctttttccactctgaacgattttgggttaaatcctcagaaatgtgtaatacttctaagtcatgttgtactactctcctccaagtcaatttaggtctacccctttttttctttctatcctctaacctaatgtgctctacttgtctaactggagcctccgtatgtctacgcttcacatgaccaaaccaccttaatctcccttctctcaacttatcttcaattggcaccactcctaccttttctctaatactttcattacggactttatctagtctagtatggccactcatccaccttaacattctcatctctgcaactcttaacttagatgcatacgactctttcagtgcccaacactcactaccatataacatagccggtcgtatggctgtacggtaaaattttccttttaatttattgggaatcttacgatcacataaaactcccgtggcacgtctccacttcaaccatccggctttaatcctatgactaacatcctcctcacatcccccatctacttgaaggactgagcctagatatttaaagtgattactttggaacagtaccactccattcaaactaactccttccctatcaccagtttggccttcactgaacttgcaatgcatgtattctgtcttcgttctacttaacttaaaaccctttgactctagagtacttctccaaagttctagcttcctattgactccttctcgtgtctcatctatcagaacaatatcatccgcaaacatcatgcaccaaggaatactctcttgtatatgttttgtcagttcatctaaaactaatgtaaaaaggtaagggcttatggctgatccttggtgtaatccaattgagatcggaaaatctcttgtgtcccctcccactgtgcgcacaatagtagttgctccttcatacatatcttttaatacttgtatgtacctaatagataccctcttttgttctaatacattccataagacctctcttggaacactatcatatgccttttccaaatcaataaaaaccatgtgtagatctttctttacatctctatatttctccatcaagctacTAATGAGAAAGaacgcttccatagttgaaagacgagccatgaagccaaattgattgggagagatagaagtatcatgatgtaGTCAATGTtctacaactctctcccacaacttcatagtatggctcatgagtttaattcccctatagtttgagcaactctgtatgtctcccttatttttaaaaataggtactaaaatactcttcctccattcatcaggcattttctttgagtttagaatcttattaaataatttagttaatcatgccactcccatatctcccaaatacttccacacttcaattggtatttcatcgggtccactggctttacccactttcattctcttaagtgcttcctttacttctaaagatctaatccttctagtataatttacattcttttctattgttctataatctatattcacgctatttccattttgactattattaaagagatcattaaaataatttctccatctttctttaatgtcctcatctttcaccaacacttttccttctttatccttaatgcacctaacttgattgagatcttgacatttcctttctctactccttgctaatctataaatatctttctccccttctttagttccaagtttctcatataacttttcaaaggcacgtgctcttgcttgactaaccgcctttttgcctctttctttgctatcttgtcttgttcatatgcctcattattaaaACATTTAGGTAAATTCTTAAACAATTCCATTTTTATCTTCAATacattttgtacttcctcattccaccaccatctctcttttgagggtggtccatgtcttttagactctccaagtacttttctagctacttctctaatctttgatgccatctgtatccacatatcattggcctccatatctagcttccatacttcggactcgagaagctcatttttgaacttcacttgctttactcctttgaactcccaccaatttgttcgagct
This is a stretch of genomic DNA from Hevea brasiliensis isolate MT/VB/25A 57/8 chromosome 12, ASM3005281v1, whole genome shotgun sequence. It encodes these proteins:
- the LOC110647327 gene encoding uncharacterized protein LOC110647327 isoform X1 → MSRITKWKLEKTKLKVVFRLQFHATHIPQSGWDKIFISFIPTDSGKATAKTTKANVRNGTCKWADPIYETTRLLQDIKTKQYDEKLYKLVMAMGSSRSSILGEAIINLADYADALNPSVIALPLHGCDSGTILHVTVQLLTSKTGFREFEQQREIRERGLQTDQNSPDESSGPKVSSSEVSEQIDKVNKRVRFKEKSKDLASVEEEVGPNEECADSAVGFDGSSNTAESLYAEKHETSSTHEIDSLRSIVSGDLAGFSLGQSPQLEKGDPSDHRFSVQGTNDWVHGWSSDYSVDGDLAAAYEENSRLRGSLEVAQSSIHELKLEVSSLQSHADDIGHEAQKFAKQLAAEIVSGEELVKEVSVLKSECSKLKGDLEQLKISKLCPPFSSRGASEPEQDHIFQDLQLRWLKGLLDMEDKIRELQNKTCFGYDKKDFIFVHSGMETLLGILNNLKQASGLAVSSLNLKPSEEVSMEEIKEMSSHKNGQFATGTGFDVDLYQPELGMLHCLNIPGLISHEADAVDTINAMKSKIFELLRELDESKAEWESLAKKMDQMECYYEALVRELEENQSQMLHELQSLRNEHSTCLYTVSSAKAEMESTCQDLNNQILRLAEDKHDIDSLNKELERRAVTAEAALKRARLNYSIAVDQLQKDLELLSFQVLSMYETNENLIRQAFVYSSQESVQGFDSGEYGAKLLQFQNQSDGLRKQQLGGDSLLDDLKRSLHLREGLYQKVEEEVCEMHFVNIYLDVLSRALQETLLCSNEDVKLMNEEVNELKQQLVLSAESKALLMQKLQTAMDDVHFLNEYKANCIAKCDDITQQKQCLEVSLQNVTHDNHHLVQKITQLEAQVIQYRGFESKYEACSSENADLACLLEKKTLENGILQRENFSLQDELKTIKTEFDELASQKQNLQNFVNFMQCKLQNLLASNDNKNITGLPPLSESDNPDLLSRDLIGVVMQLEELQHNACERILQLVEEKKCLMHERDVAQLSTIAAESEITMLKQKFEHEIMKMVDKLDVSNALLQKLQLYIDTFANRLEVSSKIEERFTEQHNELFSDLDRLEVGLEELTSKNRDLAHEILVLETVTATELTKENHALTASLQDKNEECIKLASELKILKESLQSLYDENQALMASSRDKTEESVWLASGLSNIGNNLQSLIDENQALSISSLDKAAEAANLDENQALMMPSLDKTEESVKLALELGSLKQSLQSLHNEKKTWIASMEESARLATELNHLKESLQSLHHENQALVASSQDKTEESAKLALELSCLKESLRCLNDEKQTLITSLQNKIEESANLALELNHFKEALKSLDDEKQALMATLQDKTEETSKLASELNSLKESLQTLHDENEVLVAYSLGKSEESAKIESELNSLKECLQSLHNENQALMLSSRDKTNECVQLASELNRLGESLQSIHDQLEEERSLRESLEGKITDQTSKLNEKEFQLLHLKKLVSDLELDKLRVCNLLSHYDDSLKSTREECSSLAGLESELSEMHELLIAADVKLIFTKTQCEWRAGELVLLLSTSDRHLAELQKKHIDVETTLNRCLASEAQYIEENANLLTSLNSIRSAIEAYINENRLLLEANRVTAAELEEYKYRDQNVGLRDFEDKSQHCLEVERLKHALLSSEEEIDSLMFSKEELEVKVLVLKAKLDEQQDQIISMEGYSDELMMLRKQCNELTRRLTEQILKTEEFRNLSVHLKELKDKADAECIQARAKREPEALPVAMQESLRIAFIKEQYETRLQELKQQLSISRKHSEEMLWKLQDAIDEIENRKKSEACHLKKNEELGMKILELEAELQSLLSDKHERMNAYDLMKAEMECSLISLECCKEEKQKLQACLQECNQEKSKIAVELAQMKELMENSKLAMNIQEERNDGFCKVDCMSSDESVFRNVYHENPIADASIFGRRSVDAAPTYGPTRDASLKCFKQDSSRNFEEAECSSPASINTVDQANTLINMQLDQDVLVSSGVNGIQSPIFLNQDKLLHSDMKHLALINEHFRAKSLKSSMDHLSNELERMKNENSLLQDDHDFHQKFPTIRREFMQLQKANEELGSMFPLFNEFPGRGNALERVLALEIELAEALQGKKRSSIHFQSSFLKQHSDEEAVFKSFRDINELIKDMLELKGRYTAVETELKEMHDRYSQLSLQFAEVEGERQKLLMTLKNVRASNKAVHLNRSSSASIGDHSL